The DNA sequence AGACAGCTCTTGGGGAAAGGTCACATtaacaaggtacatgtatattttagacggctaaagggggggggggggggggggggggtcacatgACCAGGTAGATGCATGTTGTTTCACTTTGAGAAACATTTTCAAGGAGTCAACTTTACCCAAAATTAATCTGTGGTTTCATACAACTGTTTGATCACAAAGAGGCTTCAATGAAAGGAAGTTGTCCTAGTTTTTCATTACCATCCACTGTATTATAAATGCTTCATCTAACCCTCTTCAATTGCCAATATTTTTAGGCCTTGGTCCACGTACAGAACATCGAATCCCGTTTAAAGGGGATCAGGCGCGGCACCATACAGAAACCTAGAAGTGCAGCTTTATCAGTGGAGGGACACGTCAATTACTTATTACAGGTAAGACATTAAGGAGGCTCTCATTGGAGGGACATTCTAATTACAGGTAGGCCATTAAAGAGGCTCTCATTAGAGGACATGCTAATTGCCTATTTCAGGTAGTTAACATTATGGTAGTTCTCTCATTAGAGGGACATCCTAATTACAGGTAGGACATTAAGGTTGTGCTCTCATTAGAGGACACACTAATTACCTattattatccttcagaataGTACAGTCAATTTCTTTGGTCGAGAGCTGGTCACGTGAAGGgagataatttgtgatgtctccatCACGTGCAGGGTGACAACTGTTGTCTCCCTTTAGAAGATAAATTTTAATGGCACAAGTGAAATAGCTCTATCAagaatcaattaaaaatatgcgGGATCGTTaatcaataaattttaattgtGATTTCAGTATCAACATAAACGGTCACAAATAAcaaatgagaagaaaaattttCCCATTCTTATTTCACTAAATGTTTACAGTCTTGTTTTGAATCAGCTATGGAATGTTTACGCTTGACATTATGTTTTTGTTTCATTctactgtgacatcacaatcaaaAGTATTCACTTGTTTAACTTTCTCAAACCTCAGTGTTTTACTTTCTTTAACATACAGctaataaatgtatgacatttgagtgtaaaacaaaatattgcatgtagttgagggtaacattgtttcacccctcgaaaaccattgaaaatttatcagaattttctgcagaAAAAGTTGTTACGTATTTTGTTGacgttttaatttgaaaaaaattgtatgGTACAAGTCAATAAATGCTCGAGTTTTTAACGTTCAGATTCTTCAGGATTATAAaactattatggactgtttagcagagagacatcacaaattatgaGGTCTGAGTAGGGTTATTACCCTTGGGCACATAGGTGCCCTCAGTTGATAACCCTACTAAGACCtgataattatacccccccccccccccccccccccccacaacaagttggggggggggggggtatactggaatcgggttgtccgtctgtctgtagacgcaatggtttccgggctctaaagcattatcctttccacctaccgtcaccatatcatacatatggactacccatgggatgaagatgttccctattgattttggggtcaaaaggtcaaaggtcaagcgcactggacatcgaagtagcaatatggtttccgggctctaaagcgttatcctttccacctacagtcaccatatcatacatatggactacccatgggatgaagatgttccctatcgattttggggtcaaaggtcacgcgcactggacatcgaagtagcaatatggtttctgggctctaaagcgttatcctttccacctacagtcaccatatcatacatgtggactacccatgggatgaagatgttccctatcgattttggggtcaaaaggtcaaaggtcatgcgcacttgacatcgaagtagcaatatggttcagtttgtcatgccatttgttttttatactcagaaaagaggtagtttatacctattaccaacaccctttgggagattggggtaagcggggggtattcttagtgagcattgctcacagtacctcttgtttgtgaTGTCTCCTGCTAATcagtccataattgtatattacaggtAGGACATTAAGGTGGCTCTCATTAGATGCTCATGCTGATTACCTATTACATACATtaccattttaaattttgtttgaaaatgctTAAATCATGTATgtaatttaagattttatcCTTTCTCATAAAATGCTCAGTCTTCagcatttcattgttttgtaCAGGAGGCCACCAGTATTGACAATCTCTGTCAGATGTACGTTGGATGGGCTGCCTACTTGTGATGAAAGGCCTGGCCGAATACTCAATAGTGCACCTCATTATTCTCTCAGATGTCACCATTTCTGTGggaacaaaaaatgtatatgtacCCATGGGTGTGTAGTGATTGTTACAATCAGGATTTGGAGAAGGAAAAATCATTTTCTCATCATATTTTTACAATGTCTTGTATGTACTAAAGTTGATGATGCagaaaataaatagaaaacataTACATAGATTGTTAACAGAGAAATTTTATTGCAATTGTGTTTTATGtatgtagttaataaagaaTGCATACAAGCATGTattattgtttttgttaaattttcaaaatacatatacattgtaatatcctttatttatacaggattgcagcattagttgtataaactagtttacattgtggtcctgtctataacatataatatatgtacatgaaagTATGAATTATGACACTTCATGTCAccatacttcatgaagtataTCGGCTGTTGGAATTCCAAGCCATTAAAATAGACAAGCGATATTTATCTTctgtattcatacacacattttattttacaaccgcatcacattcataaggaaatatccatcattacaatttgtaagccaaggcaaaaacattgaaaatgtaaaaattcaatgaatatagatttatggttcggtttttttaaaatacatgtaaatggttTACATACCAGTCCCTGAGAAACGGACCTAGAATTGTCTACATTTCAATCATCTGTAAGATGACTATTAACTTGTAAAGAGCAAAACTTTTTCTATTGGACTGCTTGACTACTCTACAATAAGCCCAAGAATTTCACAATCTTGAGGCCTGatgtatgaaaatgaaataatccTAGTTATAATTTTATCCTGGTTCACTGGTTGGACAAAACACGTTCATTCTGTAAATATAATGGGAACTGCTATTGGGCAATGTTAAAGTCAGCAAGAGTTGTCCCCCTTATCATTAGGACACGGTTTCTGCTAGCTTGATCTCTGGACAGGTCATGTCTTTGGTCCAGAGGACAAACGGGAATCCCTGGTAAAGCTTATGGGTCATTGGGTCTCTCCAGGACCGGACCGTGGAACAAGCTCCGTAATTACCCTGGTAATAGATTGAGATCATTAAATGCAGTATGATATAATGGCTCCTGCAGATTCCTCTTCATTCTCTCTACTGTGTCGCTATACTACCTTGGTGTCTGTGGCAATGACAGCGACTTCCATATCACTGTTTCGGCTGTGGATATTTCTGATGACTTCCTCACAGGCGTCCTGGGGGATCTTTCCCTGAAATTACAAAAAAACTGATTCCATGTCATTTTTAATGTGACAGGCTTATATATCAGAAAGACTTGTATTTTGCTTATATGTAGGCCTATGGTTCATTACAAACTAGAAAGCAAATTTATCTCTGGTAAACAATGTAAGTAACAGGTGGAGATGCGTGGCCTTGCTATGTATgaatttgaatatacagtttgttaCCTGAGAGATGAGGTGCACAATGTGAAAGGATGGACAGAATTTTAATATCTCATCCCCGTCACCGCTACAGCAGGCGCCGCCATGGGCGTCTGGAAAAAACGGCGCATTAATGTTCCAGTCGCCCGTGTACATGTTTAGAGGGAGCAATCGGATTTATAGATTAAGTAAGTCTTGGTTTACGATTGTTATTGATTTAAtgatgaattttaaaagaacatGCTACTTAACGCACTTGCGTACAGCCCTCCTCCCGGGAGCGCGCTGTCACCGACCCTTCCAGGATGTTTACGGGGGGCACCGCTGGTCGACACACCTGAAAATTTAATACAGTGACGAAATTAACAAATAATTACAACATTTAATGTAAAGTTCCTATGATACAGTATTATATGTGGCTTTACCAACAGCAATGTCCCCTCCGTGCTGTCCCACAGCAATCAAACCCAGAGTGTCGTGCCCTATAGGATTGTTTTCCTGAAATATTGCAACGCAGCTGTCAAAATCATCTTTGCTGATTCGCTACTCTGCAAATGCGTTTAGCAGATCAGAACCCTTGGTTATGGCAAAGATGGTTAGGAAACATGGATATATATACTGGAGATTTTTTTCCGGGGCTATATTTGTATTTACTGTATGAAAATGCATACTGTTATACTTTGACAGGGCGTCTTGTCAACACGAAACCCGTGCTCTAACGCGAAGCGCCCCGCCCCCTCCCCTGTCAACATACTGTGGGGACTCCGCTCCATCACAGCCCTCGCCACCGACACGGCATCCGGTATCCTggtcagaaaataaaattatatatatcgaTTATCGGAAACTTATTTATTATTAATAAtgtataacattcagtaacgTTAGCATCTAACTATGTCACGTTACAAAGGGGGGAAATGGGACTGTGAAATCGGAGTTCAAACCCTTACTTACTTTATACCTACCCTCTAAGAGCTGTGACGGCACCAAACTTTAATGTTTGTCCCTCCATCACTGCTGCGTCATACTCGCGGTACCCGGCAGAGTTTGGGGGTCCGCCCCTCCCGACGATGCATGGTCCATACTTTTCGTTACACTCTATATCTAGATAAAGAATCGGCATATTTCACTACTAGTAGTGTTCAGACTGAATCCCGGTACAATATATTGATGAAGGTGTGTGtgtgatcccccccccccttctcagAATTTCAACCCCAAGATTAAATTTGTCTTCAACTACTTGcaatacataacatgtatattacaaaatcatatTCCTATATGCATGTAGCATCGGGGAATGCTCTCTCCACACAAAAATACGTTGATATAAATGTCATAAGCGGAACATAAAGTTTCTCCTTGCCGCAGCCCCCGGGCCATGTCTCTGTAGATCATGTTCTATGATTTCGGCAATCATTACCTTGTTCCTCTATCCACCAGGACAGCAAAAGGAAGTTTTATTCTGTCTGTCTGCACGCGAGATTTACTGAAGTTTCTTCATAGCGgaaattgtgttttaaaaaactaaacaaaaaagaaaaaaactggAACTGTGGTTTCATGGGAAATTGAGAAAAAACAAAGAATGGTAAGTCGtatattataaaacatttttgcaaTAAGGAATTTGGTGACAGGCGTTATAAAACAGGACCTGGTGTAAAAATGATGTATATAGGATCTTTAACACGGTTATCTGAAGACAGGAGTCTGCATACATACAATAGAAGACATGTTTCCAAAATAGTATTTGGGTTAGATGTATTTCAATGCGagacataaaacaaaataaatattttttacatacatCTGTCAATGAATATTTCACGATGAAATAGAATCAATAGATcgcgagaagaaaaatatgAGAGCACTCGATTTTCTTATCTAGTTATAATTAAAACCACAGCAAAGTtactcttttgaaaaaaaaaatccaggtTGAAATTCACTAGGGGAGGTGGTATCAATTCGGACTTATGTtattcattaatatatataacgCGGGTCAACCGGGTTCAATCAACGGTGGCCAGGTAGCTCAGTTGGTATCCAGCACCTGACTAAAGATTcaaggttcgaatcccggcctggTCGGTTGCATTTtatcccttcctgttacatttggtgtcgTAGACCAGGCCCTGGAAATGACAGATGAAAATGCCTgggccaggggataaagatcctgggttggtGTCTACAGGTGTGAAGACATCAAATACGGAGGGAGGAATGTAcatagcggtcagccgggttcgatcggcGCCGGTGGTCAgctagatagctcagttggtagagcacctgaataTAGATTCAGAGtgcccgggttcaaatcccggtctggtctgttgaATTGTCTACCTTCCTCTGTTCataacacaggcacttgtttcatacatgagtcccccccccccccccccccccccccctcccctccttaataataccactattaaggaggggggactcatgtatgaaacaagtgcctgtggttcATAAGTAAACTCGTTTGGGCCTTGTCCTTCTCCCTCGCTTAAAATATTTGGATCCGCGCATGGTCTGATGAAAGGCGGGCGCGCGGAATACGATGAAAACAACGCGTCGACGGCCTAGACTATTTGTAAAATGATAATACTTGTTGGAGTTGAAATTAGGTTTTCATGTCATAATAAATAATCAGCGAGTGTACAAAAAAGCATGCACTGAATGATGAAATCGAACGGCCCGTGCCGTGGAGAAAAGTTTATCGCACGCGACTGTTCTTGGACAAACTGCA is a window from the Ostrea edulis chromosome 5, xbOstEdul1.1, whole genome shotgun sequence genome containing:
- the LOC125652840 gene encoding N(4)-(Beta-N-acetylglucosaminyl)-L-asparaginase-like, with product MDLVVGTWSFCFDAIREKQKLYRSQESCLGAVEKTINDIECNEKYGPCIVGRGGPPNSAGYREYDAAVMEGQTLKFGAVTALRGIPDAVSVARAVMERSPHSMLTGEGAGRFALEHGFRVDKTPCQSITENNPIGHDTLGLIAVGQHGGDIAVGVSTSGAPRKHPGRVGDSALPGGGLYANAHGGACCSGDGDEILKFCPSFHIVHLISQGKIPQDACEEVIRNIHSRNSDMEVAVIATDTKGNYGACSTVRSWRDPMTHKLYQGFPFVLWTKDMTCPEIKLAETVS